Proteins from a single region of Thunnus maccoyii chromosome 23, fThuMac1.1, whole genome shotgun sequence:
- the lta4h gene encoding leukotriene A-4 hydrolase: MSSDPCSFSSFTRCVTKHLNLTLHVDFDRHVISGQVALTVEALEDRFSSLTLDTKDLKIVSVSTNGQAARFTMGPKHSFKGTPLEITLPFDLSRGQHVIVEVTYETSPAASALQWLSPEQTAGKKQPYLFSQCQAHHCRSMVPCQDSPSVKHTYYAQVSVPKDLVAVMSAMRDGQEVDPQDSNRIIYRFRQPVPMPSYLIAIVVGALESREIGPRSRVWSEKEFVDKAAFEFSETETMLKTAEDLAGPYVWGQYDILVLPPSFPYGGMENPCLTFATPTLLAGDKSLSNVIAHEISHSWTGNLVTNKTWEHFWLNEGHTVYLERMIGRCLESEQFRQFKAMGGWKDLQDSVNTFGANSPLTNLVPSLQDVDPDEAFSSVPYEKGFALLYHLEELLGGPEVFMGFVKSYIQLFAYSSVTTDEWKNYLFTYFKDKVDVLNKVDWTAWMFTPGMPPVKPQYDTTMADACIALSQRWIKAKDQDLNSFNKSDVKTLSSHQLIEFLSLLLHEDPLPLAHVKRMQEVYDLNSIMNSEIRFRWLRLCVRSKWEDAVAMALKMATEQGRMKFTRPLFREVFNFEKYREEAVRVFLATRGAMHPVTAYLVAKDLKVDAGQTPSL, from the exons ATGTCTTCTGACCCGTGCTCCTTCTCCTCGTTCACCAGGTGCGTCACCAAACACCTGAACCTGACCCTGCACGTGGACTTCGACAGACACGTCATCAGCGGGCAGGTGGCGCTCACCGTGGAGGCTCTGGAGGACCGTTTCTCCTCTCTG ACTTTGGACACCAAAGATCTGAAGATCGTGTCAGTGAGCACGAATGGACAGGCGGCGCGGTTTACGATGGGCCCTAAACACAGCTTCAAGGGGACCCCGCTGGAGATCACGCTGCCCTTTGACCTCTCCAG AGGGCAGCATGTGATCGTGGAGGTGACCTATGAGACGTCTCCGGCTGCGTCGGCGCTGCAGTGGCTCTCACCTGAGCAGACCGCCGGGAAGAAACAGCCCTACCTGTTCAGCCAGTGCCAG GCTCATCACTGCAGGAGTATGGTCCCCTGTCAGGACAGCCCGTCTGTCAAACACACCTACTACgctcag GTGTCTGTTCCTAAAGACCTGGTGGCGGTGATGAGCGCCATGAGAGACGGTCAGGAGGTGGATCCTCAGGACAGTAATCGCATCATCTACCGCTTCAGACAGCCG GTGCCCATGCCTTCCTACCTGATAGCCATCGTGGTGGGAGCTCTGGAGAGCAG GGAGATCGGGCCGAGGTCCAGAGTCTGGTCTGAGAAGGAGTTTGTGGATAAAGCAGCGTTTGAGTTCTCAGAG ACGGAGACCATGCTGAAGACAGCGGAGGACTTGGCAGGTCCATATGTTTGGGGTCAGTACGACATCCTGGTTCTGCCTCCATCTTTCCCGTACGGCGGGATGGAAAACCCCTGTCTGACCTTCGCCACGCCCACCCTgctg GCAGGAGACAAATCTCTGTCCAAC GTGATTGCTCATGAGATCTCTCACAGCTGGACCGGTAACCTGGTGACCAACAAGACCTGGGAGCACTTCTG GTTGAACGAGGGTCACACGGTGTACCTGGAGAGGATGATCGGCAGGTGTTTGGAGAGCGAACAGTTCCGGCAGTTTAAAGCCATGGGGGGCTGGAAGGACCTGCAGGACTCG GTGAACACGTTCGGAGCCAACAGCCCTCTGACTAACCTGGTCCCCAGCCTGCAGGACGTGGACCCCGACGAGGCCTTCTCCTCGGTGCCCTACGAAAAGGGCTTCGCTCTGCTCTACCACCTGGAGGAGCTACTGGGAGGGCCGG AGGTGTTCATGGGGTTCGTCAAGTCCTACATCCAGCTGTTCGCCTACAGCAGCGTCACCACAGACGAGTGGAAGAACTACCTGTTCACCTACTTTAAAGACAAG GTGGACGTCCTGAACAAGGTGGACTGGACCGCCTGGATGTTCACTCCCGGGATGCCTCCGGTCAAACCTCA GTACGACACGACGATGGCCGACGCCTGCATCGCTCTGAGCCAGAGGTGGATCAAG GCCAAAGACCAGGACCTGAACAGCTTCAACAAGTCCGATGTGAAGACGCTGTCCTCCCACCAGCTCATCGAGTTCCTGTCCCTCCTGCTGCATGAG GATCCGCTCCCTCTGGCTCACGTGAAGCGGATGCAGGAGGTTTATGATCTGAACTCCATCATGAACTCAGAGATCCGCTTCAG GTGGCTGCGGCTGTGTGTGCGGTCTAAGTGGGAGGATGCGGTTGCCATGGCGCTGAAGATGGCGACAGAACAGGGCAGGATGAAGTTCACACGACCGCTCTTCAG AGAGGTCTTTAACTTTGAAAAGTACCGAGAGGAAGCGGTCCGAGTGTTTCTGGCTACCCGAGGCGCGATGCACCCGGTCACCGCTTACCTGGTGGCCAAAGACCTGAAGGTGGACGCCGGCCAGACCCCCAGTCTGTAG